One part of the Lycium ferocissimum isolate CSIRO_LF1 chromosome 8, AGI_CSIRO_Lferr_CH_V1, whole genome shotgun sequence genome encodes these proteins:
- the LOC132067760 gene encoding protein NSP-INTERACTING KINASE 1-like gives METRSINGVFAFVVLLSFLVYTSAMLTPSGVNYEVQALMEIKNSLHDPHGVLNWDDSSVDPCSWTMITCSSDKFVTGLASPSQSLSGKISPYIHNLTHLDLLLLQSNNISGPIPTELGMLQKLKTIDLSDNQLTGEIPPSLAQLKSLQYLRLNNNSLSGAVPLKLSNMTQLTLLDLSFNNLSGPVPRLLAKTFNLLGNPIICPTGKEPECNGTTTSMPMPLTLNNSPHAQPFGRPKTHKVALAFGTSLGCICLLIIGFGFFLWWRQKHNKQIFFDINEQHHEQVCLGNLRRFQFRELQAATNNFSNKNILGKGGYGNVYKGCLSDGTIVAVKRLKDGSAIGGDKQFQTEVEMISLAVHRNLLHLYGFSMTPTERLLVYPYMSNGSVASRLKAKPPLDWTTRKRIALGAARGLLYLHEQCDPKIIHRDVKAANILLDDDCEAVVGDFGLAKLLDHRDSHVTTAVRGTVGHIAPEYLSTGQSSDKTDVFGFGILLLELISGQRTLEFGKAANQKGAMLDWVKKIHQEKKLDVLVSKDLKDKYDRIELEEMVQVALICTQYQPSHRPKMSEVVRMLEGDGLAEKWEASQRAESTRCRANEFSSSERYSDLTDDSSLLVQAMELSGPR, from the exons ATGGAAACAAGAAGTATCAATGGTGTTTTTGCTTTTGTAGTATTATTGAGTTTCTTGGTTTATACAAGTGCTATGCTTACACCTAGTGGTGTTAATTATGAAG TGCAAGCTTTAATGGAGATCAAGAACTCATTGCATGATCCACATGGTGTTTTGAATTGGGATGACAGTTCTGTTGATCCATGTAGCTGGACTATGATCACTTGTTCAAGTGATAAATTTGTCACTGGCTT GGCAAGTCCAAGCCAAAGTTTGTCTGGGAAAATATCACCATACATCCACAACTTAACTCACTTGGATCTACT GCTTCTGCAGAGCAATAATATATCAGGGCCAATTCCAACTGAACTTGGAATGCTTCAAAAACTTAAAACAATTGATCTTTCTGATAATCAGCTCACTGGTGAAATCCCTCCATCTTTAGCTCAATTGAAAAGCCTCCAATACTT GAGACTAAACAACAATAGTCTTAGTGGAGCTGTTCCTTTGAAATTGTCCAATATGACTCAACTGACTCTTCT AGACTTGTCATTCAACAATTTGAGTGGTCCCGTGCCAAGGCTTCTGGCTAAAACATTCAA CCTTTTGGGAAATCCTATTATATGTCCAACTGGGAAAGAACCAGAATGCAATGGGACAACAACATCCATGCCTATGCCCTTAACTTTGAACAACTCACCAC ATGCTCAGCCTTTTGGAAGACCTAAAACTCACAAAGTTGCCTTAGCATTTGGGACAAGTCTTGGATGCATCTGCTTACTAATTATTGGCTTTGGTTTCTTTCTTTGGTGGAGACAAAAGCACAACAAGCAAATTTTCTTTGACATCAATG AACAACATCATGAACAAGTGTGCTTGGGAAACTTGAGGAGGTTCCAATTTAGGGAACTTCAAGCTGCCACAAACAACTTCAGCAACAAGAACATACTCGGGAAAGGCGGTTATGGGAACGTCTACAAAGGTTGTCTTAGTGATGGCACAATTGTTGCTGTAAAAAGGCTCAAAGACGGGAGTGCAATTGGAGGAGACAAGCAATTTCAAACTGAAGTTGAAATGATCAGCTTGGCAGTGCATCGCAATCTCCTCCATCTGTATGGGTTCTCCATGACACCTACTGAAAGGCTTCTTGTTTACCCTTACATGTCTAATGGAAGCGTTGCTTCTCGTCTCAAAG CAAAGCCACCATTGGACTGGACTACAAGAAAAAGAATTGCATTAGGAGCTGCAAGGGGTTTACTATATCTACACGAGCAGTGTGATCCCAAGATTATTCACAGGGACGTGAAGGCTGCAAACATATTGCTCGACGATGACTGTGAGGCTGTCGTGGGAGATTTTGGATTGGCAAAGCTACTGGATCATCGCGATTCACATGTTACGACTGCAGTTAGGGGAACTGTAGGACATATAGCTCCTGAATATCTCTCTACAGGACAGTCCTCAGATAAAACAGATGTTTTCGGGTTTGGGATTCTCCTGCTAGAGTTGATATCTGGCCAGAGAACTCTTGAATTCGGTAAAGCTGCAAATCAAAAAGGCGCTATGCTCGATTGG GTAAAGAAGATTCATCAGGAGAAAAAGCTTGACGTGCTGGTGAGCAAGGACTTAAAGGACAAATATGATCGGATCGAGCTTGAGGAAATGGTACAAGTAGCTCTGATATGCACTCAATATCAACCTAGTCATAGACCAAAAATGTCAGAAGTGGTGAGAATGCTCGAAGGAGATGGACTTGCAGAGAAATGGGAAGCTTCTCAAAGAGCAGAATCCACGAGGTGCAGAGCCAACGAGTTCTCCTCGTCAGAAAGATATTCTGATCTTACCGATGATTCTTCATTGCTTGTCCAAGCAATGGAACTATCAGGGCCAAGGTGA
- the LOC132066198 gene encoding F-box/FBD/LRR-repeat protein At1g13570-like, with the protein MRLPLREAVRTSIISKKWRYNWCRVPQLKLDQTLWETTEDLISPAIGFANIVYPLLALHTGQITKFTLDIPDLKTCPNIDNLIHFLTRNGIQHFVLKPPLGDRYKLPSSFFTSLRLRHLTLQRCIIRPPPVFKGFDGLISLELSYVEISSEFLGSLISHSPLLENLVLKDPRNSNPIEISAPKLRSFVFLGNIHLIQMKNVPLLSSVSFEPTEFPVDSERDPAKIFEFVPALENLCWNQLMVLDAGPFEVIPTRLPFALNCLKRLYLSWITLREFFELSFVLFLIRSSPYLQEIEIEVVDDAFVNPWDVIDEIPASFSAMTFNHLRIVKINNVVGAGAEMQLIKVLLAKSPALLRMVIKLCEMEDKRSLKILAEITKFHRASFRAKVVIM; encoded by the exons aTGAGGTTGCCTTTACGAGAAGCTGTGAGGACAAGCATCATATCAAAGAAATGGAGATATAACTGGTGCAGAGTTCCACAACTGAAACTTGATCAAACACTTTGGGAAACAACAGAGGACTTAATATCCCCCGCAATTGGATTTGCGAACATTGTCTATCCCCTCTTGGCCCTTCATACAGGACAAATTACCAAGTTTACCCTCGACATTCCTGATCTGAAAACATGTCCTAATATTGACAATTTGATACATTTCCTCACAAGGAATGGCATTCAACATTTTGTTCTTAAGCCTCCGTTAGGTGACCGATACAAACTgccttcttcatttttcacaAGTTTGCGTTTGAGGCATTTGACTCTCCAAAGATGTATAATACGTCCTCCACCGGTCTTTAAGGGATTTGATGGGTTAATTAGCCTGGAACTAAGTTATGTTGAAATTTCTTCTGAATTCCTTGGAAGTTTAATCTCCCATTCCCCGTTGCTTGAGAATTTGGTGCTGAAAGACCCGCGTAATTCAAACCCCATAGAGATTAGTGCTCCCAAGCTAAGGTCATTTGTCTTCCTAGGCAATATACATTTAATACAAATGAAAAATGTCCCTCTTCTTTCCAGTGTTTCATTTGAGCCTACAGAATTTCCTGTAGACTCGGAACGCGATCCTGCCAAGATATTTGAGTTTGTTCCTGCCCTCGAGAATCTCTGCTGGAATCAATTAATG GTCTTGGATGCTGGACCATTTGAAGTTATACCAACAAGGCTTCCCTTTGCTCTTAACTGTCTTAAACGCCTTTACCTATCTTGGATTACTCTGCGAGAATTCTTTGAGCTTTCATTTGTTCTTTTCTTGATACGAAGCTCCCCATATTTGCAAGAAATAGAAATTgaggttgttgatgat GCATTTGTTAATCCCTGGGACGTTATTGATGAGATTCCTGCAAGCTTCTCAGCTATGACATTTAATCACCTGAGGATAGTTAAGATTAACAATGTAGTAGGAGCAGGAGCTGAAATGCAACTTATCAAGGTTTTACTGGCCAAGTCTCCAGCACTGCTCAGAATGGTAATCAAACTCTGTGAAATGGAAGATAAAAGATCTCTCAAAATACTAGCGGAGATAACAAAATTTCATCGGGCGTCATTTAGAGCAAAAGTTGTGATAATGTAG
- the LOC132067762 gene encoding F-box/FBD/LRR-repeat protein At1g13570-like isoform X3, whose translation MRLPLQDVVRTSILSTKWRYNWCILSRLRLDETHWKTKRGLTYLTSNFTKIIYHILTFHAEPITKFTLSLTYFHGCPNIDNLFYFLSRNGIQHLVIELPYRSRYKLPSSLLTSSQLRHLCLKHCLIHRPPDFKGFNRLIGLELSEVTISSKLLGSLISHCPLLEILVLKDLRNSNHIEINASNLRSFFFEGNINILHLKNVPLLSKVTYEPTTFSVEAKHDLTKIFDSIPALENLCWNQLWDVDNVLAEAIPTRLPSALNCLKCLCMAWITLKDFFDLSFALCLIRSSPNLEDIEIEVVNDVYFSLFLFYVFFVCNNFLILHAHQICNFKFMDFS comes from the exons ATGAGGTTGCCTTTACAAGATGTTGTGAGGACAAGCATCTTATCAACGAAATGGAGATACAACTGGTGCATACTTTCACGACTGAGGCTTGATGAAACACATTGGAAAACTAAAAGGGGTCTAACATACCTTACAAGTAACTTTACAAAGATTATCTACCACATTTTGACCTTTCATGCAGAACCAATTACAAAGTTTACCCTCTCCCTTACTTATTTCCATGGTTGTCCTAATATTGACAACTTGTTTTATTTCCTCTCTAGGAATGGCATTCAACATCTTGTTATTGAACTTCCATACCGGAGTAGATACAAATTGCCTTCTTCACTTTTGACATCTTCGCAATTGAGGCATCTGTGTCTCAAGCATTGTCTAATACATCGTCCACCAGACTTTAAGGGATTTAATAGGTTAATCGGCCTAGAACTAAGTGAAGTCACAATTTCTTCTAAATTGCTTGGGAGTTTAATCTCCCACTGCCCACTGCTTGAGATTTTGGTGCTGAAAGATTTACGTAATTCAAACCACATTGAAATTAATGCTTCCAATCTGAGGTCATTTTTCTTCGAAGGCAACATAaacattttacatttaaaaaatgtTCCTCTTCTGTCCAAAGTTACATATGAGCCTACAACATTTTCGGTAGAGGCAAAACATGATCTTACCAAGATTTTTGACTCTATTCCTGCTCTCGAGAATCTCTGCTGGAATCAGTTATGG GACGTGGATAATGTACTAGCTGAAGCTATACCAACAAGGCTTCCCTCTGCTCTTAACTGTCTTAAATGCCTTTGCATGGCTTGGATTACTCTGAAAGATTTCTTTGATCTTTCGTTTGCTCTTTGCTTGATAAGAAGCTCCCCAAATTTAGAAGATATTGAAATTGAGgtagttaatgatgtttatttttctctctttctcttttatgtgtttttcGTGTGTAACAACTTTCTTATTCTGCATGCTCATCAGATTTGCAATTTTAAATTCATGGatttttcttga